In Gossypium arboreum isolate Shixiya-1 chromosome 5, ASM2569848v2, whole genome shotgun sequence, a single genomic region encodes these proteins:
- the LOC108452056 gene encoding SHUGOSHIN 2-like, whose product MENGSFISNAPRKGLSDITNLQHQHKVLTQDAKLLLQPDSLWSKDYINKLQQENMMLMKVLAERNKVIELSGIELQKLRINLEKFQQQNLQLAQANNQLLLELNSGKDRLKALKHELGCKNAMLKAIKSEKKANIVACPTSGNEGLKEGTNKHGEAGESLNKEDGDYKPFTTNRRRQSKTLLPSIIKPVEAKEGVDNKRVCLRRQSARFKAEEPETTKDVFKVADKNSLISSPCNDKVHQIGPISSDSSVRIEHEEGCMAPRNEAQESRRASTGRPLRRAAEKVQSYKEMKLNVKMRREL is encoded by the exons ATGGAAAACGGATCCTTTATCAGTAATGCACCAAGGAAGGGGCTCAGTGACATAACCAACTTGCAGCATCAGCATAAAGTGTTGACTCAAGATGCAAAGCTGCTGCTGCAACCTGATTCACTCTGGAGTAAAGATTACATCAACAAGCTCCAACAG GAAAATATGATGCTGATGAAAGTTCTTGCAGAACGAAA TAAAGTCATTGAATTGAGTGGAATCGAGTTACAGAAACTGAGAATCAATTTGGAGAAGTTTCAGCAGCAAAACTTGCAACTTGCGCAAGCAAACAACCAGCTGTTATTG GAGCTTAATTCAGGGAAAGATAGG tTAAAAGCCCTTAAACATGAGCTGGGATGTAAAAATGCTATGCTTAAAGCAATAAAATCAGAG AAGAAAGCTAACATTGTTGCTTGCCCTACATCTGGAAATGAG GGTTTGAAGGAAGGAACAAACAAGCATGGCGAGGCAGGTGAATCCCTTAACAAAGAAGATGGAGACTATAAACCTTTTACTACGAACAGGAGGAGGCAATCAAAGACTCTAC TCCCTTCTATTATTAAACCAGTCGAAGCCAAGGAGGGGGTCGACAACAAAAG GGTTTGTTTAAGAAGGCAATCTGCAAGGTTTAAAGCTGAAGAACCAGAAACGACTAAAGATGTTTTCAAGGTAGCTGACAAAAATTCTCTTATTTCCTCTCCTTGTAATGATAAGGTGCATCAGATTGGGCCAATTTCTTCTGATTCATCGGTCAGAATAGAGCATGAGGAAGGATGTATGGCCCCCAGAAATGAAGCTCAAGAATCTAGACGAGCATCTACAGGAAGGCCTTTGCGCCGAGCAGCTGAGAAGGTTCAATCCTACAAGGAAATGAAACTTAATGTGAAGATGCGCAGAGAATTGTGA